One stretch of Amycolatopsis tolypomycina DNA includes these proteins:
- a CDS encoding MFS transporter — protein MASTIDSAPRRRSVLWSAEHRLTTVALLLVVTLVAFESMGVATAMPTLVADLDGASLYSWPFTTFLISSVVATVLSGRIGDRRGPAPALLAGPALFAVGLVVAGTASGMPVFLLGRALQGFGSGLLLVSVSLLIALTFTDHERPVIYAANAAAWVLPAVIGPSVAGVLTVSVGWRWVFLGLVPLVAVGVVMLVVVVRRLPAHAPATDGRQASVSKAIIAALGVAALTWAAQHQSFLALGYGTVGLIALGYALRTLLPAGTLTARPGLPTVIASRALIAGAYAGMEAYLPLTMSAVHGYSPALAGLPLTITALGWSAASAAQGRFLDWSREASLRSGFWLVAAGLVGFGLVSQPWFPGWVAFVACAVGGAGMGIAMPAISVLLFRYSPEGERGFNTSALQLADWVGSALLIGLGGVLLGVVGSVLDPSPAMALLTVALVALAMVGVRLTGRWPSKV, from the coding sequence ATGGCCTCGACGATCGACTCGGCACCCCGTCGCAGAAGCGTGCTCTGGAGCGCGGAACACCGGCTGACCACGGTGGCACTCCTGCTCGTGGTCACTTTGGTCGCTTTCGAGAGCATGGGCGTGGCAACGGCGATGCCCACCCTGGTCGCCGACCTCGACGGTGCGTCGCTCTATTCGTGGCCGTTCACGACCTTCCTGATCTCCAGCGTGGTGGCGACGGTGCTGTCCGGCCGGATCGGCGACCGCCGCGGCCCAGCACCGGCCCTGCTGGCGGGCCCCGCACTGTTCGCGGTCGGCCTCGTGGTCGCGGGGACGGCGAGCGGGATGCCGGTGTTCCTCCTCGGCCGCGCGCTGCAGGGCTTCGGCTCGGGCTTGCTCCTGGTCTCGGTTTCGCTCTTGATCGCCCTGACCTTCACCGACCACGAGCGCCCGGTCATCTACGCGGCGAACGCTGCCGCCTGGGTCCTGCCTGCGGTCATCGGGCCGTCGGTGGCCGGGGTCCTCACGGTCAGCGTCGGCTGGCGGTGGGTCTTCCTCGGCTTGGTCCCGCTCGTGGCCGTGGGGGTGGTCATGCTGGTGGTGGTCGTCCGGCGCTTGCCGGCGCACGCACCTGCCACTGATGGCCGCCAGGCGAGTGTGTCCAAGGCGATCATCGCCGCGCTCGGTGTCGCAGCGCTGACGTGGGCGGCCCAGCACCAGTCGTTCCTCGCGCTCGGCTACGGCACGGTTGGGCTCATCGCGCTGGGCTACGCCCTCCGTACGTTGTTGCCGGCCGGGACGTTGACGGCCCGCCCTGGCCTACCAACGGTCATCGCCTCCCGCGCCCTCATCGCCGGCGCGTACGCGGGAATGGAGGCGTACCTGCCGCTGACGATGAGCGCTGTCCACGGTTACAGCCCCGCCCTCGCCGGCCTGCCACTGACGATCACGGCCCTGGGCTGGTCCGCTGCGTCGGCGGCGCAGGGCCGGTTCCTCGACTGGTCGAGGGAGGCATCGCTGCGCTCCGGGTTCTGGCTGGTCGCGGCCGGTCTGGTCGGGTTTGGCCTGGTCTCCCAGCCATGGTTCCCCGGCTGGGTCGCATTCGTGGCGTGCGCGGTCGGCGGTGCCGGCATGGGGATCGCGATGCCCGCCATCTCCGTGCTCCTGTTCCGCTACTCGCCCGAAGGGGAGCGTGGGTTCAATACCTCGGCGTTGCAGCTTGCGGATTGGGTCGGCTCCGCTCTGCTCATCGGCCTGGGCGGTGTTCTGCTCGGCGTTGTCGGCTCCGTTCTCGACCCGTCACCGGCGATGGCCCTGCTCACGGTGGCCTTGGTGGCTCTCGCGATGGTGGGCGTCCGGTTGACCGGGCGGTGGCCGTCAAAGGTGTGA
- a CDS encoding cysteine desulfurase family protein: MTYLDHAATTPMLPEAIAAMTEALSTVGNASALHSSGRRARRMVEEARETIAEALGARPSEVIFTGGGTESDNLAIKGIYWARRDEQEQRRRILCGAAEHHAVLDTVEWLEAHGGAEVVLLDVDNQGRVLPDVLRAAIAADPETVALATVMWANNEVGTINPIAELAAVCAEFDIPFHTDAVQAVGAAPVDFAASGAAALTLTGHKLGGPFGVGALLLGRDVPCAPLLHGGGQERNVRSGTLDVPAIVGFATAVRISVSTRAEYAKRVEELRDELVEAIQREVPDAVLNGGDGERLPSHAHFTFPGCAGDSLLMLLDAKGIECSTGSACTAGVAQPSHVLLAMGADPAAARGSLRFSLGHTTTAADVEAVAAEIGGVVMRARQAGLAGMRKQTQKQEV; encoded by the coding sequence ATGACCTATCTCGACCACGCGGCGACCACTCCGATGTTGCCCGAAGCCATAGCGGCGATGACCGAGGCGCTGTCCACCGTGGGCAACGCCTCGGCGCTGCACTCTTCGGGCCGCCGGGCCCGACGGATGGTCGAGGAAGCCCGCGAAACCATCGCCGAGGCGCTGGGTGCCCGTCCCTCCGAGGTGATCTTCACCGGCGGCGGCACCGAGAGCGACAACCTCGCGATCAAGGGCATCTACTGGGCCCGCCGCGACGAGCAGGAGCAGCGCCGGCGCATCCTCTGCGGCGCCGCAGAACACCATGCCGTGCTCGACACCGTCGAATGGCTCGAAGCTCACGGCGGCGCCGAGGTCGTCCTGCTCGACGTGGACAACCAGGGGCGGGTGTTGCCTGACGTCCTGCGCGCAGCCATCGCCGCGGATCCCGAGACGGTGGCGCTGGCCACCGTGATGTGGGCGAACAACGAGGTCGGCACGATCAACCCGATCGCCGAGCTGGCGGCAGTGTGCGCCGAGTTCGACATCCCGTTCCACACGGACGCGGTTCAGGCCGTCGGGGCTGCTCCGGTCGACTTCGCGGCCAGCGGCGCCGCCGCGCTCACCCTGACCGGACACAAGCTCGGTGGTCCGTTCGGAGTGGGCGCGCTTCTGCTCGGCCGTGACGTGCCCTGTGCGCCCCTGTTGCACGGCGGAGGCCAAGAGCGCAACGTCCGCTCCGGCACCTTGGACGTCCCGGCGATAGTGGGGTTCGCGACTGCTGTCCGAATCAGCGTCTCGACCCGAGCCGAGTACGCGAAACGCGTCGAGGAACTCCGAGACGAGCTCGTCGAGGCGATCCAACGCGAAGTACCTGACGCCGTCCTCAACGGTGGAGACGGCGAGCGGCTGCCCAGCCATGCCCACTTCACGTTCCCCGGGTGCGCCGGCGACAGCCTGCTGATGCTGCTCGACGCCAAGGGCATCGAATGCTCGACGGGATCCGCGTGTACCGCAGGCGTCGCCCAGCCGAGCCATGTACTACTCGCCATGGGAGCGGACCCGGCCGCGGCTCGTGGTTCCCTCCGTTTCTCCCTTGGTCACACAACCACCGCTGCGGACGTCGAGGCCGTGGCCGCGGAGATCGGTGGCGTCGTCATGCGCGCCCGGCAGGCCGGTCTCGCCGGAATGCGCAAGCAGACCCAGAAGCAAGAGGTGTAA